tgaaaaaaaagataaagataCGCTCATCTTTCATACAGCTGTCACAATAGTGCGattaaactttttccttcCAGATACTTCCGTCGTGGTAAAACTACTCTCCCGCCTGTTGATGATTTAAGACACATCATAAATCAAACCGTCCCTTTCGCATCAGCCAGCGCGAGAGAAGActgatgaaacattttatcCAACATTTAACGTTATCCTCCCGGGGCCTAAAATGATTATAAATAGTAGTgggacagcaaaaacaaacaaagaatacGCGCCTCTTGGTGTTGGGGAATTGGAGAACGCCTGGGAAGTGCCCAACAACAGGTTCTCACTTGCTTTTGTCTTTTCTCTAGTGCGCCAAgagtgaaaaaaggaaacaaaaaaagcaacaataaaaactatGCATAACAAGTGGTCCCAACGAAGAGGAAACTATTCTGCGCGGTTCTAACAAATCTACATCTTCTAcccaagagagagagagaaagagagaaagagcgtaATATCCACCCAGCGCAGTCGGAactgaggaaaaaaaaaccccttcgtCGGTTGTCAATCCAACAGAAACTATCCCATTCCAATACGTCTTTGCCTCGAAGGATGTGTTTATGATTtgtgaaacacaacaccaaacaagaaaaaggacgAAAACAAATCTAGCTCAAGTGCACAAGGACAAGGTTTAGGCCCGCTGTTGGGGCGCGTGAAGAAGCTTACCAaagacgtttttttgttgccaccgTCTCCTTTTGACGGCAAGCGAGGCATAACGGCAGCAGCAAAGAAAGTGGGTACCACAGCTCTCAAGGATACGGAGTGGAGAACGATTGTCTCCAGCGAGCCATTGTTGCAGAACAAAAACTTCCCGAGACAGCTTCCGGTGGCACACTGATGTGGGGAATGTGgggtggagattttttttgttacgctcTTTGCATCACAGATTTGCTTCTCCAACAAATATTTGAATCATTTGACTCATTTATTCGCTTCCagggttttgatttttgctgtCCATTTCCTTCGGCCATAAGTGGGcgtcttttcttttctactaATAAACATGTACCACAGTTTGAGCTTGAAGGATGTGTACGGTGGGTTTGTGATTCCTGGAACGTTGTTCCCATGCACAATTCAAGAAAAATCTTAGAAATCATCCCGCTGAGAACGGAATGGTTCAATTTCTGTGCTCAGCAACGCGTGAAGCTATTGCTTTCTGCACGCAACGCAACCACTGTGCACCGACACACAGCTTCCATACAGTTTCCTTGGACGACCTTCGGAAATGGACCaggggcggggggggggggggtgcgcACACTACAACCACGGTGCCGTGATAGAGATGTACGTACGGCTGCCAAACCAATGGGAATTTATTTTCCGTTCATCcgtcaccaaaacatcacagAACATCGAATGATGGCGAAGGAAAAGGGAAGAAGGGAAGAAGGGGAGGTAGGTAGGAGGACGAGAATATTGGAAGCAGTTTCGCTTCTGGtccgtgtgcgagtgtttaCCCAGCAGCATCGTTTCCATCGCGGTTTGCGCTTAATAAGCACTACGTGTAACACACATTGCCTACATTCGGGCGCTTTATGAGCCTGCAGCGTAAGCGATTCCGCAGCATCCAACCGTTTTTGTCATTAGCACTACACTGCGATACATAAATACTCGATGAGTGGTACAGTACTATAAAGGCAGGACAGCATCGCACCGAAGCGTTTGCAGCCTTTCGCTCGGGTGAGCTTTGTAGGATTTGCACGATTTTCCCACGCTTCCCGGGTTGGGCACGGTGTCCGCACGGTTGGAAACACATTCGGTCGGTTCGAGCTGGCCCTTTGCCCAAGTTCACTGCAGTCGGGCCACCCAATAAGGGCCACAGCCTTCGACGCTTCATCGAGCCACAACAAGCTTGCTTATTCGCGTACGCTCACAcactaatacacacacacacatacacggtgggaaactttttgcacagCAGTATACCGTTTGGCGAATGCCCGGGCCTCAAAATTCAAGGCCCGGCAGGATTATTACAAGTATCCTTCCATCTTTTTTCCTTGTGGGAAGCTTTCACTATGAAAATTTCCCCCCATTTATACGAACCAAAGCGCTACGCTATGCTTACGGGACTAGCAAAATAGGCCCTCGCCACACCGGGCCACACTAGCGCGGGCAGTTGCGGGTTTTTGCTGCTTATTATgtgacaaaaacacacaacggtAACGGAAGCAAAAATTGACACCGATGATGATCCTCACCGAGGGAACACACTGCGTAAACTGAACACGGTCAAAACACCTTCCAGTGGGCAAACCACTGGGAGACCACCTTGTTTTCCGGGAGCAACTCACTTACAACGTTTCACTCGGGTTTTTTCTTACTCCTTGCTATTTCTTCACCACCAAACAAACTCAGCAGCAGcgataggattttttttctccgcgACTCTCAATCGTCTGTGGCGATGTGATGTGAAAATAAGGGAAAAGCTTCTCTTACAGAAGGGAAAGATTGTGCGAGAGCTTTCTCACACAATGGGCACTCACGGAACGGGGGAACTCACGTATGGCATTCatctgagaaaaaaaacgcccgaACCTACTGTAGGATTGCTTTAAGGGATAATCCCTTGATATCCGCACTGGACAGAAACGGTTCGTCACGGCAACGGCTGCACCGAAGCCTACTGCGTAAGGTAACAACagcctctctctctcacacactctcCCACACGCACTGTCTCTCTGCGTGCTAGTAACTCACCGCGAAGTAGAGCCGCGAGTGTTCCAGTGCAGTACTAGAATTGCCTGCTCCGATGGCATCGAGCGCCCTCTCTTCTGGTAGTAGATCGCAGTTCGCTGTATACACCATCACTGCTAATCTACGCAATAACATACACTAACACTGTAAAAGAAACAtgtgcaaaacacacacaccaatccGAGGAACGGTGTgcgaaaataataatacaaccGCCACGTGATTGAGCGCTTGGATGACACAAAAAGGGGCACCCAAGCATGGGaaatgggggtttttttttcgtcctctGGCATGATAACTATGACGACAGCGGTAGTCGTAGTAGTATTGAGCAGTTGTGAACTCATGTGTGCGAAAAGAAGATGTTTTAGGGATAGAATAGTAGAATGCAGTACCGGATAGGATGTACTGCTAATGACACTGCATTTCAATAACCTTTCCTGATTAAAGATATATTTAGATAATAAATATTAGTGCAAAGAATTCTAACTTTAAATTGTTaatattaaatgtttaatataaAATCCATGTAGTTTTtgagcatttaaaaaaaaatttctttaTAAAACTCACATATTGTTCGACAAAGTCCTCCGCACCATCATCTCACATCGCCCGGAGCTCGCCATTCTCAGAACTCCTTCTACGCTCTGTTATGATAGGGCACGTCATGGAATAAAATTATGCTCCAACAAGCAAAAttcaatagcaaaaaaaaacaaaaacgagaaagagagagagagggatagAAATTTGTGAGAGACAATGCAGAACCAAACTGTGACGTCAGCAACACGGTGAAACGTTTGTTATTTCAGTTTCAGTGCCGTTCTTCACCTCCAGTAAAACATCCTTTCCCTCCTTTGCACACTGTTGAATCATTATGCTTTGCAGTGCATGATGTGCAGGTGGCATGGTTTGTGGACAACAAAGCCAAAAACTAAAGCTTATTATATTCAACCCGGTGCTTGCTAATGAGTGCACGTTGCTAGAAGTGATGCTTGCTATTTAAAGTTTATCGGGCGTCACATAATGATCTTAGCTCGTGTACAATAATACTAGGTAGCATAATGAGCGAACTCTACCGTACCGGTCTTTATacgttatttttattcttcaaattCTTCACCTCCGCGCTTAGTTATGTCATGCAGTTGCGAAATTAAGACCTCCCGAAAGCTTCCAGTGAAATAACTCTTCTGCTTCAATTTCCCCGAAATCcatcacaaaacaacagccGGAAGATAAATGAATGTCTAAATTTCACAACACGGGGCTGATGATGTCCAACTTTCATCCCGAATGCCCGAGCATAAGAATAGCGTACCCCCGTCACCGGGTAACGAGAGTGTCTAAAAATAGTGAATGCTGTACTTTCGCTTCCTCCTTCGCCCGTACTGTCCCTTCCCCGAttaggaaatggaaaagcttAACGAACAACCACCATCCAATCCAGCATGTACACCGCCGCCCGGTAAATGTCCGCTGTTGCTTGCTcgttaagctttttttttcctaccccCTTTATGGGATCCGTTGCTCTGCACCGAATGCTGAACCGGTAGTTCGTTCCGATTCATTTGCTACATAATTTAATGCTGCTATGATGAAACAGGCATCCATTGTCCGCGCGTGGTGGCTGTGGTTTAGAGATCTCAATCAACGGTCGGGGCGCTGTTTTCTCCATCgaataaaatgttaattacTATGTCATGAGATTATTGGAAGGTAGTTGTAGTTACTGCTTAATGATGGTACAGTAGATCGTCcttcttttattattattttgatttattaattaaattcttttcTATAATGCTGATtctaatggagacgcctagtggTTCATCGTGGCAAGCAaactatttattattttatttattattaacctATTTCGGACCTATTATTAACTTTTTCACATTAATAACTAATtggttaaaattatttcattttattagaAACGCAAGCGCTTGAAGAATAGTATTTCAGATTTATTCCTTCGCACAAACCGGCAGCTaattaagaaaacaaacatttcctgcttgctgttgttttaACTCCCGTCCCGTGTTTTGCTTTGTCTGAAATGCCAAGAATTAGTTTAATGCTTCAGTGCCCCTAACATGGCCAGGCAAAGCGTACCTTTCTATCAGCGGCGCTCGGAACAGCTCAGCTTCGTTTGCTCAGCAGTTAATTAGTATGAAATACGTACAGAAATTAATGACGAAAGCTTTTCCGCACGAGTGGCAGTGGGGGTGAGGCGTAATCCTTTCGCATTCACAAATTACTACTTCTGGtataaacttttccatttaatCGCCTTCGGATTGGGCTCGGATAAAACATCTCCTTAAAGCGCTCCACTTCAAGcttgtgtggggtttttttttgccgtgtgtttcatTGCGTAAAGCCGTGCAGTTCGAACTGCAGCAAATCGAAAATCCGCAAAACCGGACCGGTAACCCTCTTTTCGGCCGTCACCCATTACGGGGCAGCCCGGTGGACGCTCCGTACCGGCATATGTGTTGCGCTTCATCTGCAGAAGTCGTTTTGCCATGAAATATTATCTGCATCACCTTCGCACCTGCTCCCTGACGGCCGGCTCGGCATCGGTGTTGGTGCATCCGTATCCACCTAAGCGCATTGGAACGCTGTTCCATCAGGTCTGTTCTGCTTGTTGAACGGCCATAGATGCGTTTGCGTGTAAATTATTAGAACATCTGTTTAGagcaaatttaaatcattataatccgttgtctgTTTTCCCCCACAATTTCCCTCACAACACGAGATCCTACACACATAAAAGCACTCAACGTCATACACAAAACCTGGCCTGGTGCATACGGAAATGGCCACCAGGCAttggaagcaaaacacacacactttgccGACAAGATGTGACTGGTGACGTCAATTCAATCTCGGAAAAAAGTCAACGGTAGCTTCCACTGATGActgttttcattaaatttcgtGCGATAGTCTCCGGTGTTGGAAGATTCGGTTGCAAAACGGCTTCGATTAGAGGAAACTCCTTGCATTAGCAATATGCTGCATGACGGTGGTTCATTCAGCACGAGGCTTGGTTCAACTGCTTTCGTTTGAAATTGGACGCTGGGACTTGCATCAACGTAAGCTTACAATACGGGCACATGCCAATTAATTATTTAGATTTCCTAATTGTCAGCATCAACAATTCCTGGGGGTTTCCTTTCAACAGCTTACAATTAAGGTTAATGAATTTGAGAGCATCACTTCATGCATCATTCGGCATAAAGCTTGAGGAAGCGAAAAATACTTTTCGAACATCTCATTGCATACCTTTCGGCGTACAAATCGTTGCTCGACGACTGCtcgaaataattatttttgggggtttaCCCTTATTTACCGATCTTTAATCTTTACTTTTAGCCTGTTTTTATCTAGTTTTAACAAATATTCCCTTTACAAAAATACACTCTCTGATATAATCCATATCTCGCACTGTTTAAAACTTGGAAGGAATTGAGAACCGggggaacacaaaaaaaaacactcattaATGCAATTAACGACACAATTTGTTCTCCCATTGTAAGGAGAAGACCGATAAAACCGAAAATCTAATTAAAGCTTTACAACTTCCGAAATGAGCCGTACTGGGTGTTCCGCATGTTGGTGGTGTGACCGAAGATATCGCAGTGCCAGAGAGAAAGCCGCCGGAGGGATCCGTGCGCCATCGAGCttaatcaaattatttcaatttagaTTCCCGACCACTTTTTCACTTACCACCGCGATCGACAAAACGGGCCCGTGTTTGCTGAtactaaaatataaataatgaatgaatttatttactaACTACGAATTTAATCCCTTTCGGTAGAAAAAAACGTTCCCCCTTATAATGAAATGTCCGCATTATCTTTCCGCAGGTTCACGTGTGCCTGTAAAGCCCATCACTCACACGCCCAGGTATGCCCGAGGAGTGGTAGAAACCCCAAACGATTTACATCCGCAGCATCGCAGGAGGAGGTTAAACGACCGTGGGAAAAAGTCGAGCAGTAAGTGCTTCCCTTTCATCGATTTTCAACCCCCAAAAACACCCCCCGGGGTGCAACCGGTTGCCGGTTCACCGTCGCTCGGCCAAAAAGGCAAACACGCACAACAAAGATTCTGTGAGTGCCTTTTCCTGCAGCTTGCGATAAAATGTTAGTCGTCTGTGTGTATGGTTTTACGCATCTGGAATGTATTGTTTTTGGGATGCGGGTGTGCATCCCCCTTTACGCATTCCTACCCCACATTATCGTTCTGCTTCGCACTCGCTCACTCTGTACGCAGTCTCGGTTAGGGTATAACAAAAGCAAGCCTCCTTTTTCTTAACAGATGCCTCCCTCACCTTCCCTATCTACCGTATGTCACCAATACAATCGTGCACGGTAAGTTCAGAGGACACGTTCGACAACAGAGAGTCGACACGCAGATGGTACGTGCTCGGCAGCGTTCAAAAAGCTGTGACGTCATTCGGCAAAGCCTTCAAATCTCGCACCGCACTATTCCGGGGTGGCGAATGCGTATCAGCTTATCCGTCGAAAAGCCAACACTTTGGCCAACACCCgcatcaaaaagaaaaaaagcacatcagACTGTTAGATTTTGCtcgaaatgatttgttttcgcACAAGCGCTGGTGCGGGAAAACGGAGTTTATCCTGGCCACAGTCACGCTAACGATGATGCGGTGAAAACCTTCACCCTAACGTACCGAAATGGCCACAAAATAGCACATCGGCAGGAGGTGTATAATTCATGCAATTGTTTATTCCATTACTAGCCCGAAACGAAACGTGCTTAGCATAAAACGCATCACCGTAAAACCGTAGATGAACAAATTACATACCATTGATTGGAATGTCTTTTTTGCATCCTTTATTTGTGTGGTTAAAACGAATCAAAATACCGATataaaaattgaatgattttatatCATGTATCTCATAAAACTATAAGCCGTACAAAGGGACATTCTAGCAAAATGTACCATTTTTACCTAATGCTATCGATTTGCACGAAAGAAAACGTATCACGCTAAACGGTAGGCgtacattaaaacataattaaataatattatacaTGCATTCGGATTGTATCACGCAGCTATTATTCGAAACGAAGCTTGTTTGCGATTGTACACATTATGCTCgcatttatttaaatagtatacttatatattttcttcattcgttcacctttttttgtctttttttgtcatctacgattttttatataaattctCTAGGGATCAACACGAATTTCATTccaccctccctcccccaCAACCCTTCCATCGCACTTGATCGATCTTACATTTGCATGCTTCGCCTAACTCACACACGTCACCACTCATCAGTGTAATGTTACATTCTTTCGAGCATTCTTTCTTCTGGCCATTGCCCTCGTTACAATGGTTAGCAATATCAAAAggtatattataaaaaaaacacaggaatccaccaaacaaaacaaagaactgAGGCGCTTTAAAGTTTGGTTTTATCACTACGAAACGTATCTAACCAACACATCATGCGCCCACCACACCACGTTTGCTCTGCTTATCTGTTGTCCGTTCTTTTGCTGGACGTCGGTAACTTTGCTTTTACCTTAGTGTATTGTCTCCCCTCCCCCATTTGTGCCTCCCGACCGACCGGTCAAACATTATGCAGTTTCGAGCGAAATTTGAGCTGGTTTGATGAACAATTACGAAAGGGAACAACTACGGATGTTGAAAAAACTTTGACTTTGACTGTgggattttttcgtttttgtattacttttcattacccatttttgttttgtttctgtatcATTTTTTAACACACAGCGTTCCAAAACTCTTATACACTATTGTAGCATGTATCGTTCTTGTTGCGCTCTCCTTGAGAACCATCACATCTAaacttaacaaaaacaaacggaccCACAATAAACAAGCTGGAGTTACACTTCATCGCTTCGCTCATCTCATAGATCTCGCTTCATCGTTCACCGAATACCACTCGTTTCACTATCGAAACAATCACTTTCCCCTGGTGTGAACACGCCATGGTGTAGAacgcaaattttttttaaaatgttaaacctTCGGGTTGGTTACTCCTTCctcccagcaacagcagcaatccCGTCCACATGCAAACTGGACTACACATTgcattccaataaaaaagcagCCTTGAGTTACTCAAAGCTGTCCGTGCTTGCACTGTAACTAAAAGGAATCTGGACCAAAACATACCTTGCGCGCTTTGCTACAACACTGCATGAGATCCGCATCGTTCCTGTTTCGCTATTGCTTCTTCCTAAAATTCCTGAAGGatccacccacacacatataaCACACGTATAACACTCCCAAAACGATTGCTTTTACGTTCTGATCACTTTGTACGCTTGCTTCCTGTTGTCGCAGAGCACGCTAGCTTCGATTTGATCTTTTGTAGCTCTGTTGTTTCGTACACTATTTTCGACAGGCGATCAATTCTCGAGGTTCTCCATACCGCGTACGATGTCATCGATAGCGCTGTCTTCCGTGCCGGAACCGGTCAGGTCGGACAGCTCGTCCAGACACTTCTGCCGCTTGCGCACATTCCAGTGTAGACATTCGGCCAACGAATCAAACCAATCGGCGATCTGGTCCTGCGCGCATATACTTGGCACCGGGTAAATAGAGGTGGTGACGTGCAGACTGAAATATAAACCCGGCGCAGATATTAACAAATGGAAGGCTTGTACGCTGATGGCGTTATTTCCGACAGTTACCTGTCACCGTGCAGTAGCTCCTGGCGATTCCGACCATCAAACGACACCCAAGAACTGTTTCTACTGTCCGGCGATATTGCAAtctaaaaacaaacggaaaggaTCAGTTGCAGATGCAGAAGGAACAAGTAACATTGTTCTCTGGTAAGAATTTATACCTTCAGTTCTACTCCTGCTGGCAGTACGATGGGTCGGAAGCTGAGGGAATGAGGACATATGGGCGTTACGAGAATAGCGGGCACTGATGGATGTATCATCGAGGCACCAGCGGCAGCCGAATAGGCCGTACTGCCGGTCGGTGTCGACACGATCAATCCGTCACCCTGTACCGATGTGATGTGCTTGCCGTCCAGAAACAGATCAATGTTGCTTAGGTAGGACGATAGTCCCCGATCGATGACAACTTCATTTAGCACCTGCAACGAAACATCAGCGTGGTGGTGTCAACGTTCCATCAAAGTGAGAAGGTTTCTGTCAGCTCTTACCAGTATGTTAGTCGACGGATCCTGAGACGATTTGAAGGTGGAGATCTCCTGCTCCGTTTTGTCCTTGCGCACGATAATACACCGCAGCCGGCTGCGCAACGTCAGTGCCGCATGGCCCTCGAGCACGTTCGTCACCTGCTCCTGGAAGTTGTCGAACTGGAACGGTGTGAGGAATCCAAGCGACCCCAGATGGAATGCCATTACGGGCGGGACGGACTTCTGGAACAGGAGCGACGCGTACAGCAGCGTACCATCGCCCCCGAGACAGAtgatgaaatcgatcttatCGGTCAGATCGTCACGCCCGTCCTTGAACGTGATCAGCTTGTCCTGCAGCTTGGTGAAGCGCTTGTCACCGGTCAGCAGCGCATCGTCCAGTATCGCGGCCTCCACCCACACGACCATGTGCTTCTCGTGGATTAACCACTCCACCAGCTGGACGAACGGTTGTAGCACCTTCGAGTCACGAACCTTCTTAATGACCAGCACCGCCAGGGGTGGTTTGTACCATGTTAACCGCTGGCTAGCCGGATCCTGAATTTGCCTGTAAATGGGAGAACaaggaaagaaacagaaaagatATTAGAAAGGTGATAATCTTTTGAGGTTTTGCGGATGGTAGGAGATTACTTACATCACCATCGCCGAGTTTTTCATAATCCGACCGCATGGTCCAAATTGTTGAAACGGTGACGGTGCATTCAAACTTCGTGTTCGCCTGAAAATATATTAAAGAACAAAATTTTAGATGAAAAGTGTTATATTACTGTTCATCTTTAAACAAGTTTATGAAATGCCAAAATGAAAATAGCAACATCTTAACAATTTTTAGAATGAAACGTATTTCTCTGAAGGAAGAATACTGTTTAAACAGATGGTTAACAGATAGCTCGACGCAAAATATTATTACTAGACAACAGTTCATCCAACCAAGATGCCTTATCGCGCCACCAACGCAAACTCATATCAGTTTGATTAATTGCGTGCTTCCTGTTCCTGTTTGGCAAACCGAACGAAGCCCTTTGTTACATTGTGCGGCAACTCCAAACATTGCTCTTATGTTGTTCACGGAC
This region of Anopheles marshallii chromosome 2, idAnoMarsDA_429_01, whole genome shotgun sequence genomic DNA includes:
- the LOC128710100 gene encoding NAD kinase-like, translating into MAYLSDVDLATLHKSRLEERVQYRLSAMWTHGAEQRREQSLPVPSSTASPSPAMFGDRERANVRAARASTGRNTVDGTVPRLETHPRTSDMVNNNVVERTAQESSVSSTGASHKKGASLEPQPTAMERPFHQQQLLQQQYNFNGHVIRPRIRSSNSMSSSSSTASNYHHHQQHGGGSSSSAGGGGKHVEWSDDDHLHDDGYFSSDTRRRRSGTWPRTRSLNAPSPFQQFGPCGRIMKNSAMVMQIQDPASQRLTWYKPPLAVLVIKKVRDSKVLQPFVQLVEWLIHEKHMVVWVEAAILDDALLTGDKRFTKLQDKLITFKDGRDDLTDKIDFIICLGGDGTLLYASLLFQKSVPPVMAFHLGSLGFLTPFQFDNFQEQVTNVLEGHAALTLRSRLRCIIVRKDKTEQEISTFKSSQDPSTNILVLNEVVIDRGLSSYLSNIDLFLDGKHITSVQGDGLIVSTPTGSTAYSAAAGASMIHPSVPAILVTPICPHSLSFRPIVLPAGVELKIAISPDSRNSSWVSFDGRNRQELLHGDSLHVTTSIYPVPSICAQDQIADWFDSLAECLHWNVRKRQKCLDELSDLTGSGTEDSAIDDIVRGMENLEN